The region CGCGCATTACCGGCTCGTCCGACCTCTACGCCAACAACGACCGACGCCCCACCGCGTCGATTAACTTCGTCACTGCTCACGACGGCTTCACGCTGAACGACCTGGTCAGCTACAACGAGAAGCACAACATGGACAACGGCGAGGACAACCGGGACGGCGAGAGCCACAACCGCTCCTGGAACTGCGGCGTGGAGGGCTCGACGGACGACGAGCGCATCATCTCTCTGCGCGCCCGCCAGCGCCGCAACTTCCTGACCACTCTCCTGCTTTCCCAGGGCACGCCGATGATTAGTCACGGCGACGAGATGGGCCGCGGGCAAAAGGGAAACAACAACGTCTACTGCCAGGACAACCCGCTCGCGTGGGTGGACTGGAACCAGACCCGCACCAACTCGGAACTGGTCGAGTTCACGTCCTTCCTGACGGAGTTGCGCGCCGAGCACCCTGTATTCCGTCGCCGCCGCTTCCTGCGCGGTGGGCCACTGGGCGCCGAGACCGACGACCGAGACATCGCGTGGCTGACCTACCAGGGCCGCGTTATGACCGCGGACGACTGGAACTTCGACTTCGGCAAGTCCCTGATGGTCTGGCTCAACGGCGATGCGATTACCGAGCGCGATCTGCGCGGACACAAAGTCGAGGACGACTCCTTCCTGCTGTGCTTCAATGCACACCACGAGGACATCATGTTCCAGATTCCGGGCACCGAGTACGCCAATAAATGGGAAATCATCATCGACACCACCGAGGTCACCGGCCGCCCGACCCGCGAGCGCATCGTGGAGCCTGAGGGCGAGCTGCGCGTGCCCGCACGCTCGACCATCGTCTTGATTGAGCGGAGCTAAGGGGCCCCGAAAACACAAAAATCCCGATTCCCCGGCTGCTTATCGCCCGGGAATCGGGATATTTCTTTTGGTCAGGTGGAGACAGGCTCGCGGCTCAGCCCCACCACGTTGCCTCCGAGCTAAAAGCTACGCGGCGACCTGAAGGTTAAACTCACGCTGGGAGTTCAACCAGTACTCTGGCTCAGTGTCGAAGTAGGTGGAAAGCCTCTGTGCAAGATCGTTCGTCACCGAGGTGCGACCGGTGCGGAAACGCTCCAGCGTGGAGCTCGGGACACCGATTGCGACGGCGAGGCGGTAGATGGAGAGCTCACGCGGCTCAAGGAAGTTATCGTTCAGAATGGAACCGGGGTGCACTGGGTGGGTGCTACTCAAACTGCTTACTCCTTCGAAGTTTTTCTCTCAGCCGAAAAGGTTCTTGCGGTTGGACTGGTTTATACGTGAACGACGGGGTTACCACCGTTTGGTGAGGATTATAAGCAATGCCCGAATAGATTGCACCCGGACATTTCACGGAGCAAAATATGTTGCCTTCGGGGGTAGCGGCCCCACCCGCCAGCAGATTTCCTCGATAACTATTTCCGAATATGTTGTTTTCACATATTTCCCTCTCGCTCTCGCCACCCCTGCCACTTCCGCATCACTCCCGCACTAAAGTCACATCATTTCCGCGCCGCGAAGGCCACCGCGGATACCAGTCCGGTGCGGGCGCTACCATCTAATTCATGACGTCGACATCGCCCAGCTTCTCCCCGAGCACCTTCGAGGCCATCGAGTTCGAACTGACCGGTTTCACCGTCCAGGTCACCGCCGGTTTTCTCTCCGTATTTCCCCGTATTAATACGAGCAGCGAACCAGGCATTGCCTCCGCCCCACTCGCCGCTGTCGTACGCGAGGTTCAGGCCGGCTCCTACTCCGCTGCACTCAGCGAGCCCACCCGGTTTCTCCCCGGTCAGCTGGCCCTGCCCTGCGGTCTACCTTCCGCGCGTTTCATGCCCTCCCGCCTAGCCGTAGCCGAGGCCTTGTCGGGGTTCCTCTCCGCCTTGAGCAAGGGTTCTTCGCTTGCCGACGGCGCGGCGACCGGAAACTTCACTGTCCTGGCCGACTGGATCCGCAGCAATGCCGCTGGCGTGGGCGGAGTGACGGTTCTGGGCGGCCCCTCCTCCACCGGTGGCGCCACCGTTTCCGAGGCAATTGCGGAGCAGCTGGCGCTGGGCGGCGTCGGCAAGCGGACCGAAGGTTCGGGAACGATCCGGGATTTCGTGGCATTCGATGTGGAAACTGCCAATGGCGATTCCGGGTCGGTTATTCAGATGGGTGTGGCTGTCGTTCGCGGTGGGGAGATTAAGGATCGCCACTCGTGGCTGTGCAGACCTCCGAAGGGGCTCGATTATTTCGACGAGGATAATATCGCGGTTCACGGCATCACCGCTGCGGATGTGGCCAGCGAGCCTCCATTTGCAGAGCAGGTAGCGAAGTTTATTCAGGTCGTCGAGGATATGCCAGTAGTGGCGCACAACGCGCGGTTCGATTTCACAGCGCTAGACCGCGCGTGTCGCGCCGAAGGCATCGAGGTGCCGAAGATGTCGTTTGCGTGCACGTATATGTGGGCGCGGCAGTTGCAACTCGGACTGGCAAACCTAAAGCTGCCCACTCTGACGAAGGCCGCGGGATCGGAGTTGGAAAACCATCACGATGCAACAGCGGACGCCGTAGCCTGCGCGGAGATTGCGCTGTGGTTGATGCGACGACAGGGTGTCGACTCTGTTGAGAATCTCAGCACACAGCTTTCGCTGACGATGGGCTCGGTCGGCGCAGGCCGAATGCGCAACGTTCGCTACGATCCGAGCGCTGGTGTCTCCGGGGCGACAGAAGGTTCCTCGGCCGGCGGTAGCGCCGGAGCTGGAGCAAATGGGCCAGCCACACCGGCTAAATCACGACGCCGGAAAAATCCGAAGTGGGACGCGGCCAAGACGCCGGACAAGATTCCGGATCCAAACCCGGACGCGGACCCGAACGGGCTCTTGTTCGAACAGCGCGTCACCCTAACAGGCGACTTCGCCCCTTACGACAAGGGTTTCCTGTGGGAAAAGATCGCCGAGGCCGGGGCAAACATTAATAAGGGTGTTACCAAGAAGACTACGATTCTCGTCGCGGGGCCGTGGGATAGCGTGACGTCTAAGGAAAAGCGCGCACGACAATTGCGCGATGAAGGCCAAGAAATTGAGATTTGGAGCGAAAAGGATCTCTTCAACGCGCTGAGTCTTTCGCCGGAGGAGGATTCCGCGGGCACCCCGGGCTCCGGTGGGCAGTCCGCCGCAGGCTTCGGTTCGACGGCGCTTCCGGGAGACGACGGACAGCCACCTTTTTAACCAGGTCGGGCGCGCCTCCGGGGCGGGCGGTATAAAAGTAATTATGACTCGTCGACCAATTACGTCCACTTACCGTCTTCAGCTCCGCGGAGCCAAGGCCGATCCCAACGGTCGCGCGTTCACCTTCGCAGATGCCGAGAAGCAGGTTCCCTACCTTGCGGACCTTGGCATCTCGCACCTCTATCTATCGCCAATTCTCACCGCAGTGCCGGAGTCGAACCACGGCTACGATGTCATCGACCCCACGACCGTCAACCCTGAACTCGGCGGAATGGAGGGGCTGCAGAAGCTAGCGGCCACCGCGCACGAGGCCGGTCTGGGTATCATCATCGACCTGGTGCCAAACCACCTCGGCGTGGAGCAGCCTAAGCTCAACGCGTGGTGGTGGGACGTTCTCACCTACGGCAAGGACTCTCAGTTCGAGCCCTACTTCGACATCGATTGGCATGAGGATAACGGCGCGAACGGCAAGATGGGCCTGCCGGTACTCGGCTCAGCGGAGGATGTAGACAAGCTTCAGGTCGACACCTCGGGCGAGGAGCCGCTACTGCGCTACTACGACCATGAGTTCCCCATTCGCCCCGGCACCGAGGACGGCACTCCCTCCGAGGTGCACGACCGCCAGGCGTACCGACTCATGTACTGGAAAGACGGCATCATCGGCTACCGGCGCTTCTTCAGCGTCAACGGCCTGGCCGGTATCCGCCAGGAGCACCCGGTGGTCTTCGAGCACACCCACCGGATTATTCGCGCGCTGCTGGCCGCCGACATCATCGACGGTGTCCGCGTCGACCACCCGGACGGCCTGAGCGACCCATTCGGCTACCTATCCGAGTTGCGCCGACTTCTCGGCGATGACAAGTGGCTGGTCATCGAGAAGATTCTGGGCGCCGAGGAGCCGCTGGATCCGAGGCTCCAGGTCGACGGAACAACGGGATACGATGCCCTGCGCGAGCTCGACAACGTCTTCATCAACCGTGACTCCCGCGATGCGATGAGCATGCTGGCGCTGCAGCAGTCGGGTTCCACCTGGGACAAAACCGCCGTGCATGCGACCGAACAGGCCCTCAAGCACGACGTCGCCGCACACGAGCTGGCGGCGGAGGTTCGCCGCCTGGCCCGCGCGCTGCGCCGGGACAACTGGTCTATCAGCGGCGCCAACGTCACCGAAGAGGTGCTTATTGACACCATCTGCACGCTCGTTGCATCGATGCCGGTCTATCGCTCTGACTATGTCTCCCTGTCCCGCGTCACGTCCACGGTCATCCAGGCCATGGCGGCCCGATTCCCGTCCCGGGTCTTCGCCCTCGATTTGATTGCCGCCGGCCTAGTTGCCGGAGGAGAGGCCGCGACTCGCTTCGCCCAGGTCTGTGGTGCAGTGATGGCGAAGGGCGTGGAGGACACCACCTTCTACCGCGCCTGCCGCCTAATCAGCCTCAACGAGGTCGGTGGAGATCCGGGGCGCTACGGCATGTCCGCCGCGGAATACCACTTGCTCCAGTCGGAGCGTGCCCGCCTCTGGCCGCGCACCATGACTTCCCTTTCTACTCACGACACCAAGCGCGGCGAAGATGTCCGCGCCCGCATCCTCCAGATTTCCGATGTCGCCGGAGACTGGGCCGAAAACGTCCGCAATTGGACCGCCATCACACCGGCGCCGGACGACGCCACGGGATATTTCCTGATGCAGAACATCATCGGCGTCTGGCCTACAGACGGCGTGATTACCGAGCAGCTGCGCCAGCGCCTCCACGACTACGCGGAGAAGGCAATCCGCGAGGCCTCAGTCCACACCTCGTGGACCGAACCCGTCGAGGAATTCGAGCTGGGCATCCGCCGCTGGATCGATGCCCTCCTCGACGGCCCGGTTACGGAATCCATCACTCGCTTCGTCCAATCGATTGCCCCGGCAGCCATGACCACTAGCTTCTCCCGCAAGCTGCTCCAGCTGGTCGGGCCGGGCATCCCCGACACCTACCAGGGTGCGGAGTTCATCGAGGATTCGCTGGTCGACCCGGACAACCGCCGCTTCGTCGACTACGCGGCCCGGCAAGACGCTCTTGACGTCGTCATGCGAAAAGAGGTCAAGGCCGCGACGGGTGAGGCGCAGACCCCCGCCCAGTTCGCCGAGGGCTTCACCGCGGCCGACGCCGACGCAGTGAAGCTGATGGTCACCCATCACGGTCTGAAGCTGCGCGCCGAACGTCCCGACTCCTTCGTCGGCGGCACCTACCAGCCGGTGTTCGCTGAGGGAATCGGAGAGCGCCACCTGGTCGGAGCCGCCCGCGGCCCGAAGGGCGAGCCGCAGGACGTTATCGCGCTTGTGACCCGCCGCCCGATTGGACTGCAGCGCGAGGGAGGCTGGGGCGACACCACGGTCACCCTGCCCGAGGGATTTTGGACGGATCGCTTCACCGGCCACACATGGTCCGGCACGATTGCCGTATCCTCTGTATTCGGTTCCTTCCCCGTGGCGCTACTGGTGCGCGAGGAGGAGCAGAACTAGCCCTCCTGTCCCCTTCCCACCTCTTCCGCCTGCTGCCTCAATGAAGAAATCGCTTTCCGACGCCTCCTCCCAAAGCCCCAGCGCCCCTAACAGGGACCATGGGGCTTCTCGGGGTACCCGTGAGGAAAGAGGGGACGATGCCGCGTATCCGGATGCGAAGACAATCGCTGCGCAGGATCGCGAGACGACCAGGGCTCTGCAGTCGCGCTACGATTCCTGGACCATGCGGCACCCGACCGCGTCCCAGGATTTCGTTGACGCGATTAAAGAGATTCTCTCCGAAGCCGGCCTGGCTTTCGATGCGGTGACTGCGAGGGTTAAGTCCTTCCGCTCGACCAGGCTGAAAGCGCTCCGCCGAAATCCGGATGGGACCTACGTGTACCCGGACCCGTGGCATGACGTTCACGACATCATCGGGGTGCGCGTGACCACATATCACTCCACGGAGATTCCGGAGATCATGGACGCGCTCAGCGATTCCCTCACAGTCCTGCGCACGATAGACAAGACCGCGGAGACGCGCATCAGCGGCCGCTTGGGCTATGGTTCCCAGCACCTGATCTGTAAGGTTGGGCAGTCGGCTCCGTCGGACCTCGCACCGTATTTCAACATGCAGTTCGAGGTGCAGTTGCGGACGGTGCTCCAGCACGCCTGGGCGGAATTCGAACACGATATCCGATACAAGGCGCCCGAAGGAGCCACAGATCCACGCATCGACCGGGCCTTCGCTCTGGCCGCTGGACTGATCGAGCTCGCGGATCAGCAGTTCGACCAGGTTGTCGCCGTTTTGGAGGAAACCACCAGCGAGGAGTCCCAGGAGGCTACGGACTCGGGCGAGCAGTCTCCCGAGGATACTGTCGGCGCGGACGACATCGTGCTCACTCCGGAAACCCTCCCGGGCGTCCTCACCCTCCTGCTGCCGAACTCTCCCCGTTCCAAGTCCGAGCACTACGCGTGGGCTGAAGAGTTGCTTACGCTCAATGGCATTACGACGGTGGGACAGCTGCGTCAACTCATCGACCCCAGCAGGCTAGCTAGAGTTCACAAGGCCATGAAGTACCGCTTCCGGCCCGGCCATGTGCGAGTCATCGACGACCTGCTATTGGCCGCACGAGGGAACCGACACATCCTGGCGAGCTCGGACACCGGCGACCTGCCTCAGCGCCGTCCCCGCCGCCTGCGCTCGCGCCTGAATCAGATGAAGCAGGCCGGGGTGTTGGAGGCTACGACTGACGGCCCCGAAGACGATCGAGCTGACGGCGATCGCGCTTAGTCGGCCGCCCTGCTCCCCGATCGCGGGTCGGCATGGAGGCGAGGATTTCCTTCGGTGGCGGCGGGAGCGAATGGTCGATGTAACACTGAGCTGCCACCGACGCACCTACGCGCTTGCGAATCGTGCGCGTCACCTCCACAATCCGCTGCCTGTGGTTTACCCAGACCCGGACTGAGTCTCCGGGAACCACAAGCTGTGATGGTTTCACGGCTTCCCCGTTGACCTTCACATGGCCGCCTCGGCAAGCCTCTGCGGCCAGTGCTCGAGTCTTCATCAGCCTTACAGCCCACACCCAGGCATCCACGCGCACCGGTTCGCCAGAGCCTACCTGGACGAGATCCGACGAGCCCGAGCGGGTCGATTGGTTGGGCTTGTTAGCCCGTTTGGACGAGGATCCTGCCATCTACTGCGGATCCTTGTAGTTCACAATCTTCTGGACCTTCTGCCAGTTGACGAATCCCCCGATGAGACCGATGCCCGCCAGGATAATGAACAACCACAGCTCCGTGGCCAGCAAACCTAATACCAACCCCGCTGCAATTCCGCCTCCGGCCCAAATGGCAGCATTGCGCGTGTACTTGCGCACGGCTGCCTTACGGAGTTCGATGGGGTTATTGGGACGCGGCTGGAGATAACTCATGTCTCCATAATAAGCGGA is a window of Corynebacterium lactis RW2-5 DNA encoding:
- a CDS encoding exonuclease domain-containing protein, whose protein sequence is MTSTSPSFSPSTFEAIEFELTGFTVQVTAGFLSVFPRINTSSEPGIASAPLAAVVREVQAGSYSAALSEPTRFLPGQLALPCGLPSARFMPSRLAVAEALSGFLSALSKGSSLADGAATGNFTVLADWIRSNAAGVGGVTVLGGPSSTGGATVSEAIAEQLALGGVGKRTEGSGTIRDFVAFDVETANGDSGSVIQMGVAVVRGGEIKDRHSWLCRPPKGLDYFDEDNIAVHGITAADVASEPPFAEQVAKFIQVVEDMPVVAHNARFDFTALDRACRAEGIEVPKMSFACTYMWARQLQLGLANLKLPTLTKAAGSELENHHDATADAVACAEIALWLMRRQGVDSVENLSTQLSLTMGSVGAGRMRNVRYDPSAGVSGATEGSSAGGSAGAGANGPATPAKSRRRKNPKWDAAKTPDKIPDPNPDADPNGLLFEQRVTLTGDFAPYDKGFLWEKIAEAGANINKGVTKKTTILVAGPWDSVTSKEKRARQLRDEGQEIEIWSEKDLFNALSLSPEEDSAGTPGSGGQSAAGFGSTALPGDDGQPPF
- a CDS encoding GTP pyrophosphokinase, whose protein sequence is MKKSLSDASSQSPSAPNRDHGASRGTREERGDDAAYPDAKTIAAQDRETTRALQSRYDSWTMRHPTASQDFVDAIKEILSEAGLAFDAVTARVKSFRSTRLKALRRNPDGTYVYPDPWHDVHDIIGVRVTTYHSTEIPEIMDALSDSLTVLRTIDKTAETRISGRLGYGSQHLICKVGQSAPSDLAPYFNMQFEVQLRTVLQHAWAEFEHDIRYKAPEGATDPRIDRAFALAAGLIELADQQFDQVVAVLEETTSEESQEATDSGEQSPEDTVGADDIVLTPETLPGVLTLLLPNSPRSKSEHYAWAEELLTLNGITTVGQLRQLIDPSRLARVHKAMKYRFRPGHVRVIDDLLLAARGNRHILASSDTGDLPQRRPRRLRSRLNQMKQAGVLEATTDGPEDDRADGDRA
- a CDS encoding HigA family addiction module antitoxin — translated: MSSTHPVHPGSILNDNFLEPRELSIYRLAVAIGVPSSTLERFRTGRTSVTNDLAQRLSTYFDTEPEYWLNSQREFNLQVAA
- a CDS encoding RNA-binding S4 domain-containing protein: MAGSSSKRANKPNQSTRSGSSDLVQVGSGEPVRVDAWVWAVRLMKTRALAAEACRGGHVKVNGEAVKPSQLVVPGDSVRVWVNHRQRIVEVTRTIRKRVGASVAAQCYIDHSLPPPPKEILASMPTRDRGAGRPTKRDRRQLDRLRGRQS
- the treY gene encoding malto-oligosyltrehalose synthase: MTRRPITSTYRLQLRGAKADPNGRAFTFADAEKQVPYLADLGISHLYLSPILTAVPESNHGYDVIDPTTVNPELGGMEGLQKLAATAHEAGLGIIIDLVPNHLGVEQPKLNAWWWDVLTYGKDSQFEPYFDIDWHEDNGANGKMGLPVLGSAEDVDKLQVDTSGEEPLLRYYDHEFPIRPGTEDGTPSEVHDRQAYRLMYWKDGIIGYRRFFSVNGLAGIRQEHPVVFEHTHRIIRALLAADIIDGVRVDHPDGLSDPFGYLSELRRLLGDDKWLVIEKILGAEEPLDPRLQVDGTTGYDALRELDNVFINRDSRDAMSMLALQQSGSTWDKTAVHATEQALKHDVAAHELAAEVRRLARALRRDNWSISGANVTEEVLIDTICTLVASMPVYRSDYVSLSRVTSTVIQAMAARFPSRVFALDLIAAGLVAGGEAATRFAQVCGAVMAKGVEDTTFYRACRLISLNEVGGDPGRYGMSAAEYHLLQSERARLWPRTMTSLSTHDTKRGEDVRARILQISDVAGDWAENVRNWTAITPAPDDATGYFLMQNIIGVWPTDGVITEQLRQRLHDYAEKAIREASVHTSWTEPVEEFELGIRRWIDALLDGPVTESITRFVQSIAPAAMTTSFSRKLLQLVGPGIPDTYQGAEFIEDSLVDPDNRRFVDYAARQDALDVVMRKEVKAATGEAQTPAQFAEGFTAADADAVKLMVTHHGLKLRAERPDSFVGGTYQPVFAEGIGERHLVGAARGPKGEPQDVIALVTRRPIGLQREGGWGDTTVTLPEGFWTDRFTGHTWSGTIAVSSVFGSFPVALLVREEEQN